From the genome of Vicia villosa cultivar HV-30 ecotype Madison, WI linkage group LG2, Vvil1.0, whole genome shotgun sequence, one region includes:
- the LOC131648529 gene encoding uncharacterized protein LOC131648529, producing MGKVMGSPKFPIGPFSKSMGKISATPTPPSHRCISAASRDAVSPSRYHFSRDTISAATSTLLPATPSRLADTVFIATTLSARGLRVAVVERNVLKGREQEWNILRKELLELVEVGVLEEDDIQRVTSAKFNHNRCGFERKGDIWVNNILNLGVSSARLIEIVKKRFISLGGVVFEGLSVSCINVYDDAAVLKLSGDNILSSRLIIDAMGNFSPILKQIRRGRKPDGVCLVVGTYTRDFENNSLSDVIFSSSTVKKVGDSKAQYFWEAFPAGLGPLDRTTYMFTYVEPQPGSPKLEELLEEYWDLMPEYQYQSDDVPGDFINELLYANFRCMQRLGDPVLRPFLQDAVQFGPLSKTLGLVMLTRPQILPSIFKQVGIPVLLDWFRHFLMLGYYTFLATFVDPIVRPLINTLPSKTSFQWKRHLEAWKYGSGLDYKL from the exons ATGGGAAAAGTAATGGGCTCTCCTAAATTTCCCATCGGCCCGTTTTCTAAATCGATGGGAAAA ATTTCTGCAACCCCAACGCCGCCCTCCCACCGCTGCATCTCCGCTGCTTCCCGCGACGCCGTCTCGCCCAGCCGCTACCATTTCAGCCGCGACACTATTTCAGCCGCGACATCTACGCTCCTTCCCGCAACGCCGTCTCGCCTAGCTGACACCGTTTTCATTGCCACTACCTTGAGTGCTAGAGGTCTTCGAGTTGCCGTTGTCGAAAGGAATGTGTTGAAAGGG AGAGAACAAGAGTGGAACATATTAAGAAAGGAGCTTTTGGAACTTGTAGAAGTTGGAGTTTTGGAAGAAGATGACATTCAAAGAGTCACATCAGCAAAATTTAATCAT AATAGATGTGGATTTGAAAGGAAAGGAGATATATGGGTCAACAACATTCTTAATCTCGGTGTTTCATC TGCCAGGCTTATAGAGATTGTAAAGAAACGTTTTATCTCCCTTGGCGGAGTCGTTTTCGAGGGTTTAAGTGTCTCTTGCATAAATGTTTACGATGATGCTGCA gtccTAAAACTTTCCGGGGACAATATCTTGTCATCTCGTCTTATAATTGATGCCATGGGGAACTTTTCGCCTATTCTAAAACAG ATAAGACGAGGGAGAAAGCCTGATGGTGTTTGTCTAGTTGTTGGAACCTACACACGCGACTTTGAAAATAACTCGCTTAGTGATGTGATATTCAGCAGTTCAACTGTAAAGAAAGTAGGAGATTCAAAAGCACAATATTTTTGGG AAGCATTTCCAGCAGGTTTAGGTCCACTTGATCGTACTACTTATATGTTCACTTATGTAGAACCTCAACCCGGATCCCCGAAATTGGAAGAATTGTTGGAAGAATACTGGGATCTTATGCCAGAATATCAG TACCAATCCGATGATGTTCCTGGAGATTTTATCAACGAACTTCTTTATGCCAATTTTAGGTGTATGCAG AGGCTTGGGGATCCGGTGCTACGACCATTTCTGCAGGATGCCGTACAATTTGGGCCACTTTCAAAGACACTAGGGTTGGTTATGTTAACAAGGCCTCAAATACTCCCATCCATATTCAAACAG GTTGGTATTCCTGTACTGCTTGATTGGTTCAGACATTTTCTGATGCTTGGTTACTACACCTTTCTCGCAACCTTTGTTGATCCTATTGTGAG GCCATTAATAAATACACTACCATCCAAGACGAGTTTCCAGTGGAAACGACATCTCGAGGCTTGGAAATATGGATCAGGTCTAGATTACAAGCTATAG
- the LOC131645837 gene encoding 3-ketoacyl-CoA synthase 19-like encodes MEYILKILCLFSLLYSISKLFKLFLKRRNQSCYMLAYECFKPKEETKLNTNTCAKIVLRNKNLGLEEYRFLLKTMVSSGIGENTYCPKNVLEGREACPNLKDTNEEIDEIMFDTLDNLFKKTCFSPSEIDILVVNVSLFSPIPSLTARIINRYKMREDVKVFNLAGMGCSASVVAIDLVQQLFKTHENSLGIVVSTEDLGSHWYCGKDKKMMLSNCLFRSGGCSMLFTNKTELKNKAILKLKHMERTQYGADDEAYSCCIQVEDEEGFAGFLLTKSLVKCAAQALTVNLQSMVPKILPLWELVRFFSVSLCNSMKKIQLENIFSAIFSHGAKTVKKPIFNVLGGGINLKTGIEHFCVHPGGRAVVDGVGKGLRLNEYDLEPARMALHRWGNTSAGGLWYVLGYMEAKKRLKKGDRILMISLGAGFKCNNCVWEVMRDLSDTNVWTDSIESYPPPSLMNPFKEKYDWIHDEYLSFVRLDTSRMKIN; translated from the coding sequence ATGGAATATATCTTAAAGATTTTGTGTCTTTTTTCTTTACTCTATTCCATTTCAAAACTTTTCAAGTTGTTTCTTAAACGTAGAAACCAATCATGTTACATGTTAGCCTATGAGTGTTTCAAACCAAAGGAAGAAACAAAACTCAACACAAACACATGTGCTAAAATAGTCCTAAGAAACAAAAACCTTGGTCTAGAGGAATACAGGTTTCTCTTAAAAACCATGGTTAGTTCCGGAATCGGCGAAAACACATACTGTCCGAAAAACGTTCTTGAAGGAAGAGAAGCATGTCCAAATCTCAAAGACACAAATGAAGAAATAGATGAAATCATGTTTGATACACTCGACAACCTTTTCAAAAAAACATGTTTCTCTCCTTCGGAAATCGATATTCTTGTTGTTAATGTTTCATTGTTTTCACCAATACCTTCACTCACAGCAAGAATAATAAACAGATACAAAATGAGAGAAGATGTAAAAGTGTTCAATCTTGCAGGAATGGGGTGTAGTGCAAGTGTTGTGGCTATTGATCTTGTGCAACAGCTTTTCAAAACACATGAAAATTCCTTAGGAATTGTTGTTAGCACAGAAGATCTTGGTTCTCATTGGTACTGTGGAAAGGACAAAAAAATGATGTTATCTAACTGTCTTTTTCGTTCAGGTGGTTGTTCTATGCTATTCACAAACAAAACGGAGCTGAAAAACAAAGCTATCTTGAAACTGAAACACATGGAGAGAACACAGTATGGTGCTGATGATGAAGCTTACAGTTGTTGCATACaagtggaagatgaagaaggtttTGCAGGTTTTCTACTAACCAAAAGTCTTGTTAAATGTGCTGCACAAGCTTTGACAGTAAACTTGCAAAGTATGGTTCCAAAGATTCTCCCACTTTGGGAACTGGTACGGTTTTTTTCAGTTTCTCTATGCAACAGTATGAAGAAAATTCAGTTGGAAAATATTTTTTCAGCAATTTTTAGCCACGGCGCTAAAACGGTTAAAAAACCGATATTTAATGTGTTAGGAGGTGGAATAAATTTGAAAACTGGTATAGAACATTTTTGTGTTCATCCTGGTGGTAGAGCAGTGGTTGATGGAGTTGGTAAGGGTTTAAGATTGAATGAATATGATCTTGAACCAGCTAGAATGGCACTTCATCGTTGGGGTAATACTTCTGCTGGTGGATTATGGTATGTTTTAGGTTATATGGAAGCCAAAAAGAGACTGAAAAAAGGTGATAGAATTTTGATGATTAGTCTTGGAGCTGGTTTCAAGTGTAACAATTGTGTTTGGGAAGTGATGAGAGATTTATCTGATACAAATGTTTGGACAGATTCTATAGAAAGTTATCCTCCACCATCACTGATGAATCCATTTAAGGAAAAGTATGATTGGATTCATGATGAGTATCTTAGCTTTGTGAGGTTGGATACTAGCAGGATGAAGATTAATTAA